One part of the Candidatus Polarisedimenticolia bacterium genome encodes these proteins:
- a CDS encoding lmo0937 family membrane protein, protein MLWTIAVILGVLWLLGMVTSYTMGGFLHLLLVLAIIVVLLNFFQGRRATS, encoded by the coding sequence ATGTTGTGGACAATTGCCGTGATTCTGGGGGTTCTCTGGCTGCTGGGGATGGTGACGAGCTATACGATGGGAGGGTTCCTTCACCTCCTTCTGGTGCTGGCCATCATCGTCGTGCTCCTCAATTTCTTTCAGGGGCGACGAGCAACCTCGTAA
- a CDS encoding M48 family metallopeptidase has translation MTTKRVRSRIVLGSLVALMVLPAGVAFAQTRIKPGFNLFSVEQDQEIGRQSANEAERQLPILSDRSIDGYINTVGKRLAAVAPGAKYPYQFKVVNASDINAFALPGGYLYLNRGLIEAARNEGQLSGVMAHEMAHVALRHGTNQASKAYLGQAGLGVMGGLAGNSSSTQKTIGAVGGFGLNALFLKFSRTDEEQADVVGAQMMAKAGYDPKDMVDFFEMLRSTKDRDPSKVEQFFSSHPAPKDRAARIQKEMKMLNINPTRAVGGFQQAKSELQGMPKARSLQQIAQAQGTPSLQQPGVSNARIVQMNIDRPSSSFRSFEQRGQFFQIDYPTNWQVYEPTNGYGVTLAPDGGYVDTGGEERNLVYGVIVNHYDTFDGATNERFVSPGGFESAGNSLVDNNGRIQSRTTLARATNDLVSQILRTNPYLRMIPNSQRTDTISGASALSLVLSGRSPVTREEERVTVFTRELPDDDVIYALFIAPGQNYDEARKTFDRMISSLQVNDEAAH, from the coding sequence ATGACTACTAAGAGAGTTCGTAGCCGAATCGTACTGGGTAGTCTGGTGGCGTTGATGGTTCTGCCCGCGGGGGTGGCCTTCGCCCAGACCCGAATCAAGCCGGGATTCAATCTGTTTTCGGTGGAACAGGATCAGGAGATCGGGCGTCAATCAGCGAATGAGGCCGAGCGCCAGCTCCCGATCCTCAGCGACCGTTCGATCGATGGATACATCAATACGGTCGGGAAACGCCTGGCGGCCGTCGCGCCCGGGGCGAAGTACCCCTACCAGTTCAAGGTCGTGAACGCCTCGGACATCAACGCATTCGCGCTGCCGGGGGGATATCTATACCTGAACCGAGGCCTCATCGAGGCGGCTCGAAACGAGGGCCAGCTCTCGGGAGTGATGGCGCACGAGATGGCGCATGTCGCCCTGCGGCACGGGACCAATCAGGCGTCGAAGGCATACCTGGGCCAGGCGGGCTTGGGCGTCATGGGGGGGCTCGCGGGGAACAGCAGCTCCACCCAGAAGACGATCGGCGCGGTCGGAGGTTTCGGCTTGAATGCTCTGTTCTTGAAGTTCAGCCGCACGGACGAGGAGCAGGCGGACGTCGTGGGCGCCCAGATGATGGCGAAGGCCGGCTACGACCCCAAGGACATGGTGGATTTCTTCGAGATGTTGCGCAGCACGAAGGATCGCGATCCGAGCAAGGTGGAACAGTTCTTTAGCAGTCATCCCGCCCCCAAGGATCGCGCGGCCCGAATCCAGAAAGAAATGAAGATGCTGAACATCAACCCGACTCGGGCCGTGGGCGGTTTTCAGCAGGCCAAGTCCGAGCTCCAGGGGATGCCCAAGGCCAGATCCCTGCAGCAGATCGCGCAAGCACAGGGGACGCCCAGTCTACAGCAGCCCGGGGTCAGCAACGCACGCATTGTTCAAATGAACATCGATCGTCCCTCTTCGAGTTTCCGCTCATTCGAGCAGCGGGGGCAGTTCTTCCAGATTGATTATCCGACGAACTGGCAGGTCTACGAGCCCACGAACGGTTACGGGGTGACCCTCGCTCCGGACGGCGGGTACGTGGACACGGGCGGCGAAGAGAGAAACCTCGTGTACGGCGTGATCGTCAACCATTACGACACGTTTGACGGCGCGACCAACGAAAGGTTTGTCAGCCCCGGAGGCTTCGAAAGTGCCGGCAACAGCCTCGTGGACAACAACGGCCGCATCCAGAGCCGAACCACCCTCGCGCGGGCGACGAACGATCTCGTCAGCCAGATCCTGCGGACGAATCCCTATCTGAGGATGATCCCCAACTCGCAGCGAACCGACACGATCAGCGGAGCGTCAGCACTTTCCCTGGTCCTCTCGGGCCGCTCGCCGGTGACGCGAGAAGAAGAGCGGGTCACGGTCTTCACTCGCGAGCTTCCCGATGACGACGTCATCTACGCGCTCTTCATCGCCCCGGGGCAGAATTACGACGAAGCGAGAAAGACCTTCGATCGGATGATATCCAGCCTGCAGGTTAACGACGAGGCGGCGCACTAG